TGAGATGAGAGATCTCACGATGCAGTGGGGTTCCCATTCGGTTCTGGACGGGGTGAATCTGTTGATGAAACCCGGGGAGCGCATCGCAGTGGTGGGTCCTTCAGGAGCGGGAAAATCAACGGTTTTGCGTTTGTTGGCTGGTTTACAACTACCCACCGCTGGCGAATTGAGGTTGTTTGGTGAACCTCAGCCATACCTCCGCCTGGATCAACGGCGCCCGCCCGATGTGCGTCTTGTCTTCCAAAACCCAGCACTGCTGGCGTCCTTAACGGTGGAGGAAAACGTTGGCTTCCTATTGAACCGGCTCGGAAGGATGCGTCCGGCCCAAGTTCGCGACCGTGTCATGGCCTGCTTGGAAGCTGTGGGTCTTTATGAAGTCGCTCATCAATATCCCGGCGAAATAAGCGGAGGGATGCAGAAGCGAGTGAGCTTTGCTCGCGCCTTGATTGACGATCCAGATCGAGATGAAGCTGCGATGCCTCTCTTGTT
The Synechococcus sp. CC9311 DNA segment above includes these coding regions:
- a CDS encoding ABC transporter ATP-binding protein; translation: MSQLSAISPLVNARDSSYKPVVEMRDLTMQWGSHSVLDGVNLLMKPGERIAVVGPSGAGKSTVLRLLAGLQLPTAGELRLFGEPQPYLRLDQRRPPDVRLVFQNPALLASLTVEENVGFLLNRLGRMRPAQVRDRVMACLEAVGLYEVAHQYPGEISGGMQKRVSFARALIDDPDRDEAAMPLLLYDEPTAGLDPVAATRIEDLIVKTTTVAQGCSVVVSHVHSTIERTAERIVMLYGGRFQWEGTVDDYRTTDNPYVVQFRTGNLRGPMQPAEH